A window from Photobacterium sp. DA100 encodes these proteins:
- a CDS encoding M20/M25/M40 family metallo-hydrolase, with translation MKKGIISLLSLSVLIGLSGCNSDSGSESIDYGKKATGYLVDIADEIEGIGAREASTPEEEAMGNWLYDKLTGFGYDVKVQPFTYQKGDKLLSSKNFIVEKQGASEKTIVLAAHYDSTGSDHGSLGATDNGAGVAAAVAIAESLMQESLPYTVRILFPGAEENGLNGSLHYVRQALDNDQLDNVIAMINYDTVGGGDYVYVHAAHSDYAEYQSTCEKLGLGEADYNAQTHVRDAMLQASIAVKGEEGQYTVHPAFPGYPEGETGSWSDHAGFACAGIPIAYVEATNFDINGKWGFDGYSQTVNPAAWDCYDAENKTACDRDSETQWGKIWHTEFDRLDKLEELFPGRVDQQLSDNVNIVLELLTSAAYINEK, from the coding sequence ATGAAAAAAGGAATTATCAGTTTACTTTCCCTTTCGGTCTTAATTGGACTCAGTGGCTGTAACAGCGACTCCGGATCCGAATCCATCGACTACGGCAAAAAGGCGACCGGCTATCTGGTCGATATCGCCGATGAAATCGAGGGTATTGGCGCGCGTGAAGCCAGCACGCCAGAGGAAGAGGCGATGGGCAACTGGCTGTACGACAAGTTAACCGGCTTTGGCTACGACGTTAAGGTTCAGCCTTTTACCTATCAAAAAGGCGATAAGCTACTTTCCTCGAAAAACTTTATTGTTGAGAAGCAAGGGGCGAGTGAGAAAACCATCGTTTTGGCCGCTCACTACGACTCTACCGGCTCTGATCACGGTTCACTGGGAGCGACCGATAATGGCGCTGGAGTTGCTGCTGCGGTAGCGATTGCCGAAAGCCTGATGCAAGAATCTCTGCCTTATACTGTACGTATTCTGTTCCCCGGCGCGGAAGAAAACGGCCTCAACGGCTCGCTGCATTATGTTCGTCAGGCGTTGGACAACGACCAACTGGACAACGTCATTGCCATGATTAACTACGATACCGTCGGTGGTGGCGACTATGTTTATGTGCATGCTGCGCACTCGGATTATGCTGAGTATCAATCCACCTGTGAGAAGTTGGGCTTGGGTGAAGCCGACTACAATGCCCAAACCCATGTCCGGGATGCCATGCTACAGGCTTCAATCGCTGTCAAAGGCGAAGAGGGACAGTATACCGTTCACCCTGCTTTCCCGGGCTACCCAGAGGGGGAGACTGGGTCATGGTCTGATCATGCGGGCTTTGCCTGTGCCGGTATTCCGATTGCGTATGTTGAAGCGACTAATTTTGACATCAATGGTAAGTGGGGCTTTGACGGTTATTCGCAAACGGTTAATCCTGCGGCCTGGGACTGCTACGATGCCGAAAACAAAACCGCCTGTGATCGCGATAGCGAAACCCAATGGGGCAAAATTTGGCATACCGAGTTTGATCGCCTGGACAAGCTGGAAGAGCTATTCCCGGGACGGGTCGATCAGCAATTGAGCGATAACGTGAATATTGTTTTGGAGCTACTGACATCAGCGGCTTATATCAACGAAAAATAA